One window of Flavobacteriales bacterium genomic DNA carries:
- the xseB gene encoding exodeoxyribonuclease VII small subunit, with protein MQKVEEKLTYEKAYSELERIMQDLQEDKISVDELTGKVKRAVVLITFCNEMLRSTEAEVGALVKKLGL; from the coding sequence ATGCAGAAAGTTGAGGAGAAGCTCACCTACGAAAAAGCATACAGCGAGCTGGAGCGCATCATGCAGGACCTGCAGGAGGACAAGATCTCCGTGGACGAGCTCACCGGCAAAGTGAAACGCGCCGTGGTACTGATCACTTTCTGCAACGAGATGCTGCGGAGCACGGAGGCCGAAGTGGGAGCGCTGGTGAAGAAGTTGGGGTTGTAA
- a CDS encoding tetratricopeptide repeat protein, translating to MSLVLFVAVLFTPVRAYSAGNHQDATTCEARIAQAKVLLTSDPDSALVLALQAEKQLGELPTGWQKVRALMVLGDAYQAAGEMPDALAAFQRAQLMIDEKPDDQAADTSLILARVDLQLKIGTFYSDLHDFDKSVVRLNDALRMLDAALDALTPEQLNSRKVRAFNNIAGVYLQRSDYTTALPYFQQAVAMNVSLNNLRYESALNNNIGICYMEMGKHDKADQHFLSSLAVRKQTGDVRGQAQVLNNMGKNQALMGRFREARTYFEQALALGRSVGSLASMAISLESLSTAYDTLGEYKAAFTAFREYKGINDSLYSSEARTTIARMEDRFRRDKEKKVFELEAKRKDAVNERQRLLNIALAVALFFLLLTAFLLFTVMRSRVRTSALKQETLRLQSEKLEAEKVILKENLEFKERELTANALFLLKKNELIAHIVERLLKAKSTFRQENQKIVQDIVHDLQASRDEHNWEEFEAHFTRVHTTFYQTLQERFPSLTPNERKLCAFLRLNMSTKDISAITHQSLNSITVARSRLRKKLQIDGEDVHLIDFLQSI from the coding sequence TTGTCCCTTGTCCTGTTCGTGGCCGTCTTGTTCACGCCCGTTCGCGCCTACTCCGCAGGAAACCACCAAGATGCCACCACTTGCGAGGCCCGCATCGCGCAGGCCAAAGTCCTGCTGACCAGCGATCCGGATTCCGCCTTGGTGCTCGCGTTACAGGCCGAGAAGCAACTGGGGGAGCTTCCCACGGGGTGGCAAAAGGTTCGTGCGCTGATGGTCCTGGGCGACGCCTACCAAGCTGCCGGGGAAATGCCCGATGCCTTGGCCGCTTTCCAGCGGGCGCAGCTCATGATCGATGAGAAGCCGGACGACCAGGCCGCCGACACCTCGCTCATCCTTGCCCGCGTGGACCTTCAGCTGAAGATCGGCACGTTCTATTCCGACCTGCACGACTTTGACAAAAGCGTGGTCCGGTTGAACGACGCCTTGCGCATGCTCGATGCGGCGCTGGATGCCCTGACCCCGGAACAGCTGAACAGCAGGAAGGTCCGTGCCTTCAACAACATCGCCGGGGTCTACCTCCAGCGCTCGGACTATACGACGGCGTTGCCGTATTTCCAGCAGGCCGTGGCGATGAACGTATCGCTGAACAACCTGCGCTACGAGAGCGCGCTGAACAACAACATCGGCATCTGCTATATGGAGATGGGCAAGCACGACAAGGCTGACCAGCATTTCCTGAGCTCCCTTGCGGTACGCAAGCAGACCGGCGACGTGCGCGGGCAGGCGCAGGTGTTGAACAACATGGGCAAGAACCAGGCACTCATGGGCCGCTTCAGAGAGGCCCGCACTTATTTCGAGCAGGCGCTCGCGCTCGGCCGGTCGGTTGGCAGCCTTGCATCCATGGCCATTTCCTTGGAATCACTTTCCACCGCGTACGACACGCTTGGGGAATACAAGGCGGCGTTCACGGCCTTTCGGGAGTACAAGGGGATCAACGACAGCCTTTACAGCTCGGAGGCACGGACGACCATCGCCCGGATGGAGGACAGGTTCCGGCGCGACAAGGAGAAGAAGGTGTTCGAGCTCGAAGCCAAGCGCAAGGATGCCGTGAACGAGCGGCAGCGGCTCTTGAACATCGCACTTGCGGTGGCGCTGTTCTTCCTTCTGCTCACCGCCTTTCTGCTCTTCACGGTGATGCGCTCACGGGTGCGTACCAGCGCGCTGAAGCAGGAAACGCTCCGGCTGCAAAGCGAAAAACTGGAGGCCGAGAAGGTGATCCTGAAGGAGAACCTGGAGTTCAAGGAACGCGAGCTCACCGCCAATGCCTTGTTCCTGCTGAAGAAAAATGAGTTGATCGCGCACATCGTGGAGCGGCTCCTCAAGGCGAAGTCCACCTTCCGGCAGGAGAACCAGAAGATCGTACAGGACATCGTGCATGACCTTCAGGCGAGCCGTGATGAACATAACTGGGAGGAGTTCGAGGCGCATTTCACGCGGGTCCATACCACCTTCTACCAGACCCTGCAGGAGCGCTTCCCGTCGCTGACGCCCAACGAGCGGAAACTGTGCGCCTTCCTCCGGCTGAACATGAGCACCAAGGACATTTCCGCCATTACGCACCAGAGCCTCAACAGCATCACCGTGGCGCGGTCGCGGTTGCGCAAAAAGCTGCAGATCGATGGCGAGGATGTGCATTTGATCGATTTCCTGCAGTCCATCTGA
- the xseA gene encoding exodeoxyribonuclease VII large subunit has protein sequence MEERKIYTLRQVGNAIKQRIEEATHGASFWVKAEIASINVGKHAYLELVQHQAGEKVAVMRGAIWMSALHRIREELGSESRNILKDGVEILFLAKTNYHLVHGLSLVIETIDLSFNISELERRKRETIATLKEEGLYDRNRFIPMPMVLQRIALVASVGTAAYADFMQHLERNEHGYRFHVRVFNSVVQGDAAAQELRAALSSIDPKQFDAVVLIRGGGSKLDLEPYNDLELARVAARIRIPVLTGIGHDVDVSVMDLIAHGHHKTPTAVADFLVDRTLYFETAMTGMLVHIHNAMLTSFSDRKDQLSMFKEMVAMRPTVRCRTERGLLNTATGQFARTVTDKIAVSRRGLETFAHDLALLPRHKLAQVESARIREMSGSLSVIAQRGFQLVLGRLQGMDDAIQMLSPEKHLERGFSITRKEGHAVKDARTLQAGDQLETTFARGKAWSTINTIEPHAES, from the coding sequence ATGGAGGAGCGCAAGATCTATACGCTACGTCAGGTAGGCAATGCGATCAAGCAACGGATCGAGGAGGCTACCCACGGCGCGTCCTTCTGGGTAAAGGCGGAGATCGCGTCCATCAACGTGGGCAAGCACGCGTACTTGGAGCTTGTGCAGCACCAAGCCGGTGAGAAAGTGGCCGTGATGCGCGGTGCCATCTGGATGTCCGCGTTGCACCGCATCCGGGAGGAATTGGGCAGCGAAAGCCGCAATATCCTCAAGGACGGCGTGGAGATCCTGTTCCTCGCCAAGACCAACTACCACCTCGTCCATGGGCTGAGCTTGGTGATCGAGACCATCGACCTGAGCTTCAACATCAGCGAGCTGGAAAGGCGCAAGCGGGAAACGATCGCGACGCTGAAAGAAGAGGGCCTGTACGACCGGAACCGTTTCATCCCGATGCCGATGGTGTTGCAGCGCATCGCCTTGGTGGCGTCCGTCGGCACTGCGGCTTACGCGGACTTCATGCAGCACTTGGAGCGCAACGAGCATGGCTACCGCTTCCATGTGCGCGTGTTCAACTCCGTGGTGCAGGGCGATGCGGCCGCGCAGGAACTGCGTGCGGCCCTATCCTCGATCGATCCAAAACAATTCGATGCCGTGGTGCTGATCCGTGGCGGCGGCTCCAAGCTGGACCTCGAACCCTACAACGACCTGGAACTGGCACGCGTGGCGGCACGAATACGCATCCCCGTGCTCACCGGCATTGGGCACGATGTGGACGTCTCCGTAATGGACCTCATCGCGCACGGCCACCACAAGACGCCCACCGCCGTCGCTGATTTCCTCGTGGACCGCACGCTGTATTTCGAGACCGCGATGACCGGCATGCTGGTCCACATCCACAACGCGATGCTCACCTCCTTCTCCGACCGGAAGGATCAATTGAGCATGTTCAAAGAGATGGTCGCCATGCGGCCCACCGTACGCTGCCGTACCGAGCGGGGCCTGTTGAACACCGCCACGGGCCAGTTCGCGCGTACCGTGACAGACAAGATCGCCGTTTCCCGCCGGGGCCTTGAAACCTTCGCCCACGACCTCGCCCTGTTGCCGCGCCACAAGCTGGCACAGGTGGAATCCGCACGTATCCGCGAGATGAGCGGATCGCTTTCAGTGATCGCTCAACGCGGCTTCCAACTCGTACTCGGCCGGCTGCAAGGCATGGACGACGCCATTCAGATGCTTTCACCAGAGAAGCACCTCGAGCGTGGCTTCAGTATCACCCGCAAGGAAGGCCATGCCGTGAAGGATGCACGTACCCTGCAAGCCGGTGACCAGTTGGAGACGACCTTTGCACGAGGCAAGGCCTGGTCCACCATCAACACCATCGAACCCCATGCAGAAAGTTGA
- a CDS encoding T9SS type A sorting domain-containing protein, whose amino-acid sequence MRTLYIPLVFAALAAVSASAQHSATITVTDLGSGMPVENATVSLDGNFIATDPAGQAIFPGLADDTYDYSVFATCYNEGSGSVTIAGADGASSVMLDPLSTNNVFFFIGDPLAITGATVQVTDGADYNASFVTSDPFGGEILADVPYGDISYTISAPCYATVTGMVTVDCNNGDGIAVFENPAPATTNNVFFFIGDPLAITGATVQVTDGADYNASFVTSDPFGGEILADVPYGDISYTISAPCYATVTGTVTVDCNNGDGIAVFENPAPATTNNVFFFIGDPLAITGATVQVTDGADYNASFVTSDPFGGEILADVPYGDISYTISAPCYATLTGTVTVDCNNGDGIAVFENPAPATTNNVFFFIGDPLAITGATVQVTDGADYNASFVTSDPFGGEILADVPYGDISYTISAPCYATLTGTVTVDCNNGDGIAVFENPAPATTNNVFFFIGDPLAITGATVQVTDGADYNASFVTTDTFGGEMLADVPFGDISYTITAPCYATVTGTVTVDCNNGDGIAIFTDPAPVVIDVNVTLTGSTLTATATGVGYQWVDCDNNNAPIVGAEGQNFLPAESGDYAVVLTSGDCSQTSACTEVIVTGVDELAGRDAFAVYPNPFGDRITVSTNGKLGPVRLELLSLTGQVLLDETRSGMEISLQTSVLPSGSYILRMSSDNARSTVRVVK is encoded by the coding sequence ATGAGAACATTGTACATCCCCTTGGTCTTTGCCGCGCTGGCCGCGGTATCGGCCTCCGCGCAACACAGCGCGACCATCACTGTCACGGACCTCGGTTCCGGCATGCCTGTGGAGAACGCGACTGTCTCGTTAGACGGCAACTTCATCGCCACGGATCCGGCCGGCCAGGCCATTTTCCCCGGACTTGCGGACGACACGTACGACTATTCCGTGTTCGCCACATGCTACAACGAAGGTTCCGGATCGGTCACGATAGCCGGCGCGGATGGCGCTTCATCCGTAATGTTGGACCCCTTAAGCACCAACAACGTGTTCTTCTTCATCGGTGATCCGCTGGCGATCACCGGTGCCACGGTGCAAGTGACCGATGGCGCGGACTACAACGCGAGCTTCGTGACCAGCGACCCGTTCGGCGGGGAGATCTTGGCGGACGTTCCATACGGCGACATCAGCTACACGATCAGCGCGCCTTGCTATGCGACGGTGACCGGCATGGTGACGGTGGACTGCAACAACGGTGACGGCATCGCGGTGTTCGAGAACCCGGCCCCGGCGACGACCAACAACGTGTTCTTCTTCATCGGCGATCCGCTGGCGATCACCGGTGCCACGGTGCAAGTGACCGATGGCGCGGACTACAACGCGAGCTTCGTGACCAGCGACCCGTTCGGTGGGGAGATCTTGGCGGACGTTCCCTACGGCGACATCAGCTACACGATCAGCGCGCCGTGCTATGCGACGGTGACCGGCACGGTGACGGTGGACTGTAACAACGGTGACGGCATCGCGGTGTTCGAGAACCCGGCCCCGGCGACGACCAACAATGTGTTCTTCTTCATCGGCGACCCTTTGGCGATCACCGGTGCCACGGTGCAAGTGACCGATGGCGCGGACTACAACGCGAGCTTCGTGACCAGCGACCCGTTCGGTGGGGAGATCTTGGCGGACGTTCCCTACGGCGACATCAGCTACACGATCAGCGCGCCTTGCTATGCGACGTTGACCGGCACGGTGACGGTGGACTGCAACAACGGTGACGGCATCGCGGTGTTCGAGAACCCGGCCCCGGCGACGACCAACAACGTGTTCTTCTTCATCGGCGACCCTTTGGCGATCACCGGTGCCACGGTGCAGGTGACCGATGGCGCGGACTACAACGCGAGCTTCGTGACCAGCGACCCGTTCGGCGGGGAGATCTTGGCGGACGTTCCCTACGGCGACATCAGCTACACGATCAGCGCGCCTTGCTATGCGACGTTGACCGGCACGGTGACGGTGGACTGCAACAACGGTGACGGCATCGCGGTGTTCGAGAACCCGGCCCCGGCGACGACCAACAACGTGTTCTTCTTCATCGGCGACCCTTTGGCGATCACCGGTGCCACGGTGCAGGTGACCGATGGCGCGGACTACAACGCGAGCTTCGTGACCACGGACACCTTTGGCGGTGAGATGCTGGCGGACGTGCCTTTTGGCGACATCAGTTACACGATCACCGCGCCTTGCTATGCGACCGTGACCGGCACGGTGACGGTGGACTGCAACAACGGTGACGGCATCGCGATCTTCACCGATCCGGCCCCGGTCGTCATCGATGTCAACGTTACTCTTACCGGCAGCACCCTCACCGCCACAGCGACCGGAGTGGGCTACCAATGGGTGGATTGCGATAACAACAATGCCCCGATCGTTGGTGCTGAAGGACAGAACTTCCTACCTGCGGAAAGCGGCGATTACGCCGTGGTCCTTACCAGCGGAGATTGTTCGCAGACCTCTGCATGCACGGAGGTGATCGTGACCGGCGTGGACGAGCTGGCAGGTCGTGATGCCTTCGCGGTGTACCCGAACCCTTTTGGTGACAGGATCACTGTGAGCACCAACGGCAAGCTCGGGCCTGTCCGCCTGGAACTTCTCAGCTTGACCGGCCAGGTCCTTTTGGATGAGACCCGAAGCGGCATGGAGATCTCTCTGCAGACTTCGGTGCTTCCTTCAGGCAGCTATATCCTGCGCATGAGCTCCGACAACGCGCGCTCCACGGTCCGTGTGGTGAAGTAG